The following are encoded together in the Nocardioides sp. Arc9.136 genome:
- a CDS encoding type 1 glutamine amidotransferase domain-containing protein yields MAGELDGRRVAILAADGVERVELEQPRQALDDAGARTVLVSISSGEIQARNNDLEDAGTFSVDQTVGEASLDDYDALLLPGGTVNPDKLRMEPAAVDLVRDFVQSGKPVASICHGPWNFVEADVARGRRLTSWPSVRTDLRNAGAEVVDEEVVTDGNITTSRSPDDLPAFCERIVQEFAKASESAGAGSGS; encoded by the coding sequence ATGGCCGGGGAGCTGGACGGACGTCGGGTGGCCATCCTCGCCGCCGACGGTGTGGAGCGGGTCGAGCTGGAGCAGCCGCGACAGGCGCTGGACGACGCCGGCGCCCGGACCGTGCTGGTCTCGATCAGCAGCGGGGAGATCCAGGCGCGCAACAACGACCTCGAGGATGCCGGCACCTTCTCCGTCGACCAGACGGTGGGCGAGGCGTCGCTGGACGACTACGACGCGCTGCTCCTGCCGGGTGGGACGGTGAACCCCGACAAGCTGCGGATGGAGCCTGCCGCCGTCGACCTCGTCCGGGACTTCGTGCAGTCCGGCAAGCCGGTCGCCTCGATCTGCCACGGTCCGTGGAACTTCGTCGAGGCCGACGTCGCGCGAGGTCGCCGGCTGACCTCCTGGCCGAGCGTGCGCACCGACCTGCGCAACGCGGGGGCCGAGGTGGTCGACGAGGAAGTCGTGACCGACGGCAACATCACCACGAGCCGGTCGCCGGACGACCTGCCGGCGTTCTGCGAGCGGATCGTGCAGGAGTTCGCCAAGGCGTCGGAGTCCGCGGGCGCGGGAAGTGGCTCATGA
- a CDS encoding glutathione-independent formaldehyde dehydrogenase gives MKAVVYEGPREVSVKDVPDARIERPTDVLVRITSANICGSDLHMYEGRTDFEPGRSFGHENLGEVVEVGDGVDKVQVGEYVVLPFNIACGHCKNCERQLTNYCLTAQPDPKMAGAAYGFADMGPYGGGQAELLRVPWGDFNCLRLGEDAEERQTDYVMLADIFPTGYHATEMAGVKPGDQTVIYGAGPVGLMAALSATIKGASKVMVVDRHPDRLRLAESIGAIAIDDSKVDPVEAVLEQTMGLGADNGCECVGYQAHEPTGDEQPNLTMNRLVASVRFTGRIGCVGVFVPQDPGASDELAKQGKLAFDYGMFWFKGQHIGSGQAPVKKYNRQLRDLVAGGKAEPSFIVSHELPLDRAPEAYEHFDNRDEGWTKVVLHPNGVGAGA, from the coding sequence ATGAAGGCAGTGGTGTACGAAGGACCGCGGGAGGTGAGCGTCAAGGACGTCCCGGACGCGCGGATCGAGCGGCCGACCGACGTCCTGGTCCGGATCACCTCGGCGAACATCTGCGGTTCCGACCTCCACATGTACGAGGGCCGGACCGACTTCGAGCCCGGCCGCTCGTTCGGCCACGAGAACCTGGGCGAGGTGGTCGAGGTCGGCGACGGGGTCGACAAGGTGCAGGTGGGGGAGTACGTCGTCCTGCCTTTCAACATCGCGTGCGGACACTGCAAGAACTGCGAGCGTCAGCTCACGAACTACTGCCTGACCGCCCAGCCGGACCCGAAGATGGCCGGCGCGGCGTACGGCTTCGCCGACATGGGGCCGTACGGCGGGGGCCAGGCCGAGCTGCTGCGCGTGCCCTGGGGTGACTTCAACTGCCTGCGGCTGGGCGAGGACGCCGAGGAGCGCCAGACCGACTACGTGATGCTCGCCGACATCTTCCCGACCGGCTACCACGCGACCGAGATGGCCGGCGTGAAGCCCGGCGACCAGACGGTCATCTACGGGGCCGGGCCGGTCGGGCTGATGGCCGCGCTGTCAGCGACCATCAAGGGCGCGAGCAAGGTGATGGTCGTCGACCGGCACCCGGACCGGCTCCGCTTGGCGGAGTCCATCGGCGCGATCGCGATCGACGACTCGAAGGTCGACCCGGTGGAGGCCGTTCTCGAGCAGACCATGGGGCTGGGGGCCGACAACGGCTGTGAGTGTGTCGGGTACCAGGCGCACGAGCCGACCGGTGACGAGCAGCCCAACCTGACGATGAACCGGTTGGTCGCCTCCGTGCGGTTCACCGGGAGGATCGGGTGCGTCGGCGTCTTCGTGCCCCAGGACCCCGGCGCGAGCGACGAGCTGGCGAAGCAGGGCAAGCTCGCCTTCGACTACGGCATGTTCTGGTTCAAGGGCCAGCACATCGGCAGCGGCCAGGCACCGGTCAAGAAGTACAACCGGCAACTGCGCGACCTGGTCGCGGGCGGCAAGGCCGAGCCGTCGTTCATCGTGAGCCACGAGCTGCCCCTCGACCGGGCGCCGGAGGCCTACGAGCACTTCGACAACCGCGACGAGGGCTGGACCAAGGTGGTCCTGCACCCCAACGGCGTCGGGGCGGGAGCCTGA
- a CDS encoding zinc-dependent alcohol dehydrogenase, giving the protein MKAVTWRGVNEIGVEDVPEPTILNDHDIILEVGLSATCGSDLHLVGGYIPAMRAGDVLGHEFMGTVAAVGSGVTKHQVGDRVVVVSFTSCGQCWYCRQGLFSLCDNGNPNPGITEALWGQAIGGCYGYSHAMGGWAGSHATYIRVPYADQGAFAIPDGVSDERALFASDAAPTGWTGAHQAEVRPGDVVAVWGAGGVGQMAARAAMIMGAERVVVIDRYDNRLEQVRTHVGAETLDYEQVDVPGELREMTGGRGPDVCIEAVGMEAHSPGPQHLYDQVKQQMRLQTDRPTAVREAIYACRKGGTVFTLGVFAGLVDKFPLGAVMNKGLTLRGAQQHGHRYIPEILEHMSRDEVRTEHLATHVMPLDDGPRGYRMFKEKEDGCVRAVFRPGA; this is encoded by the coding sequence ATGAAGGCCGTGACGTGGCGCGGGGTCAACGAGATCGGCGTGGAGGACGTCCCGGAGCCGACGATCCTCAACGACCACGACATCATCCTCGAGGTGGGACTGAGTGCCACCTGCGGATCGGACCTGCACCTGGTCGGGGGCTACATCCCGGCCATGCGGGCGGGCGACGTGCTCGGGCACGAGTTCATGGGCACGGTGGCCGCGGTCGGCTCCGGCGTGACGAAGCACCAGGTGGGCGACCGGGTGGTGGTGGTCTCGTTCACGAGCTGCGGGCAGTGCTGGTACTGCCGCCAGGGGTTGTTCTCGCTGTGCGACAACGGCAATCCCAATCCTGGCATCACCGAGGCCTTGTGGGGTCAGGCCATCGGCGGGTGCTACGGCTACTCCCACGCGATGGGCGGCTGGGCAGGGAGCCACGCCACCTACATCCGGGTGCCGTACGCCGACCAGGGGGCCTTCGCCATCCCCGACGGCGTCTCCGACGAGCGGGCGTTGTTCGCCTCCGACGCGGCGCCCACCGGATGGACCGGGGCGCACCAGGCAGAGGTCCGACCAGGCGACGTGGTGGCGGTGTGGGGTGCCGGCGGCGTCGGCCAGATGGCCGCACGCGCGGCGATGATCATGGGTGCCGAGCGAGTCGTCGTCATCGATCGGTACGACAACCGGCTCGAGCAGGTCCGCACCCACGTCGGGGCGGAGACCCTGGACTACGAGCAGGTCGACGTGCCCGGCGAGCTGCGGGAGATGACAGGCGGCCGAGGACCTGACGTCTGCATCGAGGCGGTCGGCATGGAGGCCCACTCCCCAGGGCCGCAGCACCTCTACGACCAGGTGAAGCAGCAGATGCGGCTGCAGACCGACCGACCCACGGCCGTCCGTGAGGCCATCTACGCCTGCCGCAAGGGAGGGACGGTGTTCACCCTCGGTGTGTTCGCCGGCCTGGTCGACAAGTTCCCGCTCGGCGCCGTGATGAACAAGGGGCTCACCCTGCGCGGCGCCCAGCAGCACGGACACCGCTACATCCCGGAGATCCTCGAGCACATGAGCCGTGACGAGGTGCGGACCGAGCACCTGGCGACCCACGTGATGCCGCTCGATGACGGTCCGCGGGGCTACCGGATGTTCAAGGAGAAGGAGGACGGGTGCGTCCGCGCGGTGTTCCGGCCGGGCGCCTGA